Genomic DNA from Dehalococcoidia bacterium:
CCGAACTCGAACTGTGTCTCGGATGCGAGCGTACCGAGTTCGCTGAGCACGGCCTCGACGTGCGGGAACTGCCCGGGCTCCAGCCGGGCGAAGCCCTCGCGCCACTGCGCCGCGTAGACGACCGCAGGCTGGGCGTGAACACGCGCCACTTCCCAGATCGTGAAGCCCAATGTGTAAATCAGCACCGTATATACGGCTCGCAGCGCCGGCTCACCCTCAAAACCATCCGGCTGCAGCCGAGCGAGCAGCGCCTCGACGCCGCGGAAGATGCCCGGACCCACCACGGCGCGGCGTGCCATGACCTCCGCGACGCCGGGATGCGCAAGTAAGACGCGGCGCATGCCGCGTCCCCAGCCCGCCAG
This window encodes:
- a CDS encoding TetR/AcrR family transcriptional regulator C-terminal domain-containing protein; its protein translation is MSKNSTSGLKFARQARVRRPRGSLTREAVVEAALAVVDAEGVAALSMPRLARQLDAGVMTLYRYVQSKQELLDAVAMRAIADVRIEAAESRDALGTLAGWGRGMRRVLLAHPGVAEVMARRAVVGPGIFRGVEALLARLQPDGFEGEPALRAVYTVLIYTLGFTIWEVARVHAQPAVVYAAQWREGFARLEPGQFPHVEAVLSELGTLASETQFEFGLRALVRGLRESVGPAGEPPS